A region of Anolis sagrei isolate rAnoSag1 chromosome 2, rAnoSag1.mat, whole genome shotgun sequence DNA encodes the following proteins:
- the SP7 gene encoding transcription factor Sp7, whose protein sequence is MLMDTCHKCGSSSAVQDSPLPLKVEDNLEKTPYLLGDKEPFAAKAWSADGMGDSYTATFPNGNGLMSPSTSPQASTTYGNDYSPFSHSFPASPSSQDTSSLLVSKGHPSPDCLPSVYTSLDMAHPYGSWYKAGIHPSISTSSNSPTASWWDMHSNSNWLSSQPQSDGLQSSLQSMPSQAPISPQLSSYSSEFTTLNPAPYPAVGITSSSHLLPSGQHVLPQEMYKPKPVVNNSLMEGGIGLKSGRGSSFGSTTGRSTCDCPNCQELERLGASAASLRKKPIHSCHIPGCGKVYGKASHLKAHLRWHTGERPFVCNWLFCGKRFTRSDELERHVRTHTREKKFTCLLCNKRFTRSDHLSKHQKTHNELGVSKPPEGDAEREEATTMVAGSPSAGLQDGIPGDEKDATSPEQSNLLEI, encoded by the coding sequence ATGTTGATGGACACTTGTCATAAATGTGGAAGTTCTAGTGCAGTTCAGGATTCACCATTACCTCTAAAAGTTGAGGACAATTTGGAGAAGACGCCTTATCTACTGGGAGACAAGGAACCCTTTGCTGCAAAAGCCTGGAGTGCTGACGGAATGGGAGATTCCTACACGGCCACTTTCCCCAATGGGAATGGACTGATGTCTCCTTCAACAAGTCCACAAGCTTCCACCACCTATGGCAATGATTACAGTCCTTTCTCCCATTCCTTTCCAGCCTCACCATCATCTCAAGACACATCATCCCTGCTGGTGTCCAAGGGGCACCCTTCCCCTGACTGCCTCCCAAGTGTCTACACCTCTTTAGACATGGCACATCCATATGGCTCCTGGTACAAGGCTGGCATCCACCCAAGCATCTCCACTAGCTCCAACAGTCCCACGGCTTCCTGGTGGGACATGCACTCCAACAGCAACTGGCTGAGCTCCCAGCCACAGTCAGATGGACTCCAAAGCTCACTGCAGTCCATGCCCAGCCAGGCTCCCATCAGTCCCCAACTGTCCAGTTATAGTTCTGAATTCACCACTTTAAACCCCGCTCCATACCCTGCAGTGGGAATTACATCCTCATCACACCTACTTCCCTCAGGCCAACACGTGCTGCCCCAAGAGATGTACAAGCCCAAGCCAGTAGTCAACAATTCCCTGATGGAAGGCGGGATTGGACTGAAGTCTGGGAGAGGCAGTTCCTTTGGAAGCACAACAGGAAGGTCAACCTGTGACTGCCCCAATTGTCAAGAGCTGGAGCGACTTGGGGCTTCAGCAGCCAGCCTGCGGAAGAAGCCCATCCACAGCTGCCACATCCCAGGCTGCGGGAAGGTCTACGGGAAGGCCTCACACCTCAAAGCTCACCTGCGATGGCACACTGGGGAACGGCCCTTTGTCTGCAACTGGCTGTTCTGTGGCAAGCGCTTCACTCGTTCAGATGAGCTGGAGCGTCACGTCCGTACCCACACTCGGGAGAAGAAATTCACCTGCCTGCTCTGTAACAAGCGTTTCACGCGCAGTGACCACCTCAGCAAGCACCAGAAGACTCACAACGAGCTAGGAGTCAGCAAGCCTCCAGAGGGGGATGCTGAACGGGAAGAGGCTACCACCATGGTG